The genomic window ATCGCTAGTCACCTTACTTTCCTTCCCTTTTAGGGCGATAATAACTAGCATATGGGTTGCAATGGTAAATCGACTTGAAATTTGCATGCAGTCCTCCTTTTTCGTTAACTAAGCTCATTCTTCTCTTATATTTATTATAGCTTCTATAGTTGTAATGTCAAGAGTTACGACTAAGCCAATCATCCAATTCTGCATCATGTCCTTCATTTTGAGCAATTTCATGGAGTAATTCTTGATTATGAGTGTGGTGAATTCCATTGACTAAGCTTTCATAGTAAATTTTATAGTAGGGCAACTGTAACTCTCTAGCCAACTGCAATTCTGCCTCAACATCATAATCAACACGACGAAAATCTACATCCTTCAATCCTTTGTCATCAAATTCTAAAATCATATATTGAGCACGCAAGTCCTTACGTAGATTTGCTGATAAAAAGAATGGTTGTCCAATCGAACCTGGATTCAAAATAAGTTGCCCACCACTTCCATAACGTAGAAATTGCTGGTGGATATGCCCATAGATGGCAATATCACAGTCAGGATTAGTCACCAAACGATCAAAATCCTCCTGCTTGCCAAGATGGATCAGTTCTCTTCCCCAATTTTTATCTGGTAAATGATGGCTTATCCCTACCTTCAGATTTCCAAACTGGCGGTGGCTGTGCATAGGAAATGCCTGTAGAGCTTCAATTTCATCTAGACTAATTTCTTCCATGATATACTGGCATTGACGCAAGAGATAGCGATGACTGGGCCTACTTGTATCTAATTTTCGATGAGCAGCTCGCCACAAACTCTCTTCCCAATTCCCCAAAACTCGAACCGTTATTGGCAAGCCTTCCAATTGGTGAAGAATGTTTTTTCGTCCTGTCCCTGGCATGAGAATATCCCCCAAGAGCCAATATTCTTCTACTCCTGCCTTTCCCGCATCTGCGAGAACTGCTTCCAGTGCTCCTGTGTTGCCATGAATATCTGAAAGTACCGCAATTTTTGTCATATCAATCCCTCTTGTTTTCTCACATTTAATTATATCACTCTCAAAACCAAAGTCAAAAAGCCTCTTTTTACTATCATGTTTTACTTTACTTTTTTAGTGAAAAGGATTACAATGAAGGTGATAAGAAACGAGGAGGTTTTTGCTATGACACAACGTTACGAAAACATCATGGTAGCAGTCGACGGTTCTAAAGAAGCTGATTTGGCTTTTATCAAAGGAGTTCAATCAGCAGTGCGTAACCAGGCTAAACTAACCATCGCCCATGTCATTGACACTCGTGCTCTTCAAAGCATTTCAACATTTGATGCAGAAGTTTACGAAGAGTTACAAGTTGAGGCCCAAGACTTGATGGCAGAATATGAAAAGCGTGCAAGAGACGCTGGTCTTACAGATGTTCAAGTTGTCATCGAAATGGGAAATCCTAAAACACTTTTGGCTAAAACAATCCCGGACCAAGAACATGTTGATTTGATTTTAGTTGGTGCAACAGGGCTTAACGCCTTCGAACGTTTGCTTGTTGGATCTTCATCAGAATATATCCTACGCCATACAAGCGTTGACCTTCTCGTCGTTCGAGACAAGGATAAAACTTTATAAACCAAAAATAAAAGGAGCAGATGCTCCTTTTATTTTTGGTTTTCTCTTTCCTTATGACGTTCATAAGCCTTGATTTGGCGCTCTATTTCCTTTTTGATTGCAGGCTCTGGAGCGTACTTTTCTTTCCAGTTATCTGGTTTCAAGATTTTGTGGGTTACTGGATCAAAATGAGCCTTACCATCTGGGAAGATTTTACCCATGTTTGCTTGATGGACAATCTCAAAGATTCTCTCTGGGTCTACCCCCATTAAAACGAAACTTCCATAAGTAAAGTAGAGCGTGTCAATC from Streptococcus sp. oral taxon 061 includes these protein-coding regions:
- a CDS encoding metallophosphoesterase, with the protein product MTKIAVLSDIHGNTGALEAVLADAGKAGVEEYWLLGDILMPGTGRKNILHQLEGLPITVRVLGNWEESLWRAAHRKLDTSRPSHRYLLRQCQYIMEEISLDEIEALQAFPMHSHRQFGNLKVGISHHLPDKNWGRELIHLGKQEDFDRLVTNPDCDIAIYGHIHQQFLRYGSGGQLILNPGSIGQPFFLSANLRKDLRAQYMILEFDDKGLKDVDFRRVDYDVEAELQLARELQLPYYKIYYESLVNGIHHTHNQELLHEIAQNEGHDAELDDWLSRNS
- a CDS encoding universal stress protein, producing the protein MTQRYENIMVAVDGSKEADLAFIKGVQSAVRNQAKLTIAHVIDTRALQSISTFDAEVYEELQVEAQDLMAEYEKRARDAGLTDVQVVIEMGNPKTLLAKTIPDQEHVDLILVGATGLNAFERLLVGSSSEYILRHTSVDLLVVRDKDKTL